A window from Micromonospora profundi encodes these proteins:
- the mqnE gene encoding aminofutalosine synthase MqnE yields MDAGLKRELEAKVYAGERLTREDGVALYESDDLTWLGRLAHHKRTELNGDRVMFNVNRHLNLTNVCSASCAYCSFQRKPGEKDAYTMRIDEAVRKAKEMEGEQLTELHIVNGLHPTLPWRYYPKVLRELKAALPNVKLKCFTATEVQWFEKISGLSADEILDELMDAGLESLTGGGAEIFDWEVRQHIVDHACHWEDWSRIHALAHSKGMKTPATMLYGHIEEPRHRVDHVLRLRELQDETGGFAVFIPLRYQHDFVDSADGKIRNRIQARTTMASPAESLKTFAVSRLLFDNVPHLKNFWVMHGLSVAQLSLNFGVDDLDGSVVEYKITHDADSYGTPNTMHRDDLLHLIWDAGFQPVERDTRYNVVREYDKAPSLAERRAEPQQVWA; encoded by the coding sequence ATGGACGCCGGACTCAAGCGCGAGCTCGAAGCGAAGGTGTACGCCGGTGAACGGCTGACCCGGGAGGACGGGGTCGCGCTCTACGAGAGTGACGACCTGACCTGGTTGGGTCGGTTGGCGCACCACAAGCGCACCGAGCTGAACGGTGACCGGGTGATGTTCAACGTCAACCGGCACCTCAACCTGACGAACGTCTGTTCGGCATCCTGTGCGTACTGCTCGTTCCAGCGCAAGCCGGGCGAGAAGGACGCGTACACGATGCGCATCGACGAGGCGGTCCGCAAGGCCAAGGAGATGGAGGGTGAGCAGCTCACCGAGCTGCACATCGTCAACGGCCTGCACCCGACGCTGCCGTGGCGTTACTACCCGAAGGTGCTGCGTGAGCTGAAGGCGGCGCTGCCGAACGTCAAGCTCAAGTGCTTCACCGCGACCGAGGTGCAGTGGTTCGAGAAGATCAGTGGCCTGAGCGCCGACGAGATCCTCGACGAGCTGATGGACGCCGGCCTGGAGTCGCTGACCGGCGGTGGCGCGGAGATCTTCGACTGGGAGGTCCGGCAGCACATCGTCGACCACGCCTGCCACTGGGAGGACTGGTCGCGCATCCACGCGCTGGCGCACAGCAAGGGCATGAAGACCCCGGCGACAATGCTGTACGGCCACATCGAGGAGCCCCGGCACCGCGTCGACCACGTGCTGCGGTTGCGGGAGTTGCAGGACGAGACGGGCGGCTTCGCGGTCTTCATCCCGCTGCGTTACCAGCACGACTTCGTGGACTCGGCGGACGGCAAGATCCGTAACCGGATCCAGGCGCGTACCACGATGGCGTCGCCGGCCGAGTCGCTGAAGACGTTCGCCGTCTCGCGGCTGCTGTTCGACAACGTTCCGCACCTGAAGAACTTCTGGGTGATGCACGGCCTCTCGGTGGCTCAGCTCTCGCTGAACTTCGGCGTGGACGACCTGGACGGCTCGGTGGTCGAATACAAGATCACCCATGACGCCGACTCGTACGGCACCCCGAACACGATGCACCGCGACGACCTGCTGCACCTGATCTGGGACGCCGGTTTCCAGCCGGTCGAGCGGGACACCCGCTACAACGTGGTTCGGGAGTACGACAAGGCGCCGTCGCTGGCCGAGCGCCGCGCCGAGCCGCAGCAGGTCTGGGCCTGA